The Helicobacter ganmani genome includes the window TCTTGTGCAACAATATCAGTTGGATTTAGCAAGCTTTGACACAACCTTAGAGGATATGCGACTAAACCCCGCGCCTACTTTGCCCGAAGAGGATTATCCTTTAGTTGATGAATGAGTTTTTAAACCTCTTGCAAAACGGGATTCCGCTTGATTTCAAACTTGCAGAATCCTTTACACAAATTTTGGCATCTCTCTTAAAGCTTAATGTGCTTATCTTGCGCAAAAATCGCTATTTTTTACGCAAACAATTCTGCATTGGCAGAGTAGAACTAGCGCGCAAGGGTTATGGATTCGTCCTTCCTCTGCCAAAATCCAACAAGCAAGATTGGCTCGTAGAAAAAAATCTTTTAAAAGGAGCGCAAAAGGGCGATATTGTGCTAGCCAAACTGCTTACCAAAGGCGATTCCAATCGTCCGCGTGCAAAAGTTTTAAGCATTTTAGAATCCAAAGACAAATTCGTGCTTTGCTATCTTGAAAAATACAAACTAGATTGCATTGCAATTTCAATCCCAAACGAGATTCCTTATAAAATCAAAGCGAGCCAAAAATCGCTAAAAACCTTACCTTCTAACACAATCTTAAAGTTAAATCCCAAAAATGGCGAGATTTTAGAAATTTTAGGCACATTAGAAGATTCGCAGATTGATGAAACCCTTACATTAAGCCTCTATGATCGGCAAGAATCTTTCAATCTAAGCGCGCAACTTCAAGCAGAAAGCTTCCAAGAAGTGCGCATAAAAGACTTCAAAGACCGCATAAACTGCACGCATTTGCCTTTTTGTGCGATTGACCCGCTTGGCGCAAAAGACCACGATGACGCGGTTTATTTTGACGCGGAATCCTCTACGCTTTATGTTGCGATTGCCGATGTAAGCTATTATGTGCCACAGGATTCCCCGCTAGACTTAGAAGCAAGAAATCGTGGCTTTAGCATTTATTTTCCGCACAAATCTATTCCTATGTTGCCTCGTGCTTTAAGTGAGAATCTTTGTTCTTTGAATGCGGGCAAATTGCGTCTTGCAATGGTTTGGAAAATGCGCCTACACAAACGCACCAAAGCGGTTTTAAATAGCGAATTGTTTGAAGCGGTGGTTAAAGTGCGACAAAAACTCACTTACGAGGAAGTAGATGAGCTACTAGAAAGCGGCAAGAGCAAACAAATTCTCCCTGCTCTCAAAAAACCACTCCTTCATCTTCACACGCTTGCCCAAAAACTCCGAGCCAAAAGGTTAAAAAAGGGTTTTGATTTCTTAGGAGATGAAAAATCAATGGAGCTAGACAAAAACTTAGAATTAAAAAATATAAAAATAGAATCGCAAACCCCTAGCCATCAACTTGTAGAAGAGTGCATGCTGCTAGCAAATATGCAAAGTGCAAAACTCCAAACTCAAAGAACAACAGCAAATGACGAAAGCCTAAAACTAGGTATTTATCGCGTCCATTCACAACCAAAACCCGCTGGAATCACAGAATTATTCACGGAGCTTAAACTACTTGGCATTTGGGAAAAAGTGATTCCTTTTAGAGATTTTCATCAAGCTATTTTAAACGTGCAAAGAGCCGCGAAACTCGCTAATATGGAAAGCGAAATGGATAAACTTATTATCAAATCTATGCCACAAGCAAGCTATGCAAGCCACAATATCGGGCATTTTGGATTAGGATTTGAAGTTTATAGTCATTTTACTTCTCCGATTCGGCGTTATAGTGATTTGCTACTTCACAGAATCCTAAAGGCAAAGATTCAGCTTAATGAGGATTCCACGC containing:
- a CDS encoding RNB domain-containing ribonuclease, with product MNEFLNLLQNGIPLDFKLAESFTQILASLLKLNVLILRKNRYFLRKQFCIGRVELARKGYGFVLPLPKSNKQDWLVEKNLLKGAQKGDIVLAKLLTKGDSNRPRAKVLSILESKDKFVLCYLEKYKLDCIAISIPNEIPYKIKASQKSLKTLPSNTILKLNPKNGEILEILGTLEDSQIDETLTLSLYDRQESFNLSAQLQAESFQEVRIKDFKDRINCTHLPFCAIDPLGAKDHDDAVYFDAESSTLYVAIADVSYYVPQDSPLDLEARNRGFSIYFPHKSIPMLPRALSENLCSLNAGKLRLAMVWKMRLHKRTKAVLNSELFEAVVKVRQKLTYEEVDELLESGKSKQILPALKKPLLHLHTLAQKLRAKRLKKGFDFLGDEKSMELDKNLELKNIKIESQTPSHQLVEECMLLANMQSAKLQTQRTTANDESLKLGIYRVHSQPKPAGITELFTELKLLGIWEKVIPFRDFHQAILNVQRAAKLANMESEMDKLIIKSMPQASYASHNIGHFGLGFEVYSHFTSPIRRYSDLLLHRILKAKIQLNEDSTHKESLPTLCEDLSQKEREVAKIEMEFKDRKFARFLSQRIGQAFIGFVSNDSTPEIVSLVTPPLQGARVLCLKGKGVKYQKVRIQIIEVNIATAKIYGRIVESYNESFGIASEQISTYLFAKSSQKERQKQQKAKEKAQKTMQRAKRYKRNRHTNSQSFVRHKCKGR